TTCTATGAGATTGATTACACAGTTCTTTGAGTAAGATAGCCTGTTTGATCTTTTGCAACGTCAGTGAGACCTTGAGCTACTCAGGCTCTGCACAGTAATTTACAAGAGCATTGTTTCTAGAAGCTCACTGGAAAGATAATGTGTTTTAATCTGCAACTCATATCCAGGTTAATAAATACAAAGTAAGGCATACACCCTCCCAAGTGAACAACTTCCATGCATCTGCCTATATCCTTTTCTTGTCAAACAGAAGGCATATCGTTCTTAAATCTGTTCAATATTAGTTTTAATTCTTAAGAAACCTTAATTCTGTGAGAATCTAGTCATTGTGTCCTCAGCTCCTTTATTGTCTTGCCTGAAAGCATACTTATGTACAACACAAACTTCAGAAGCTAATACAAAACACCTTACAAAAGACAGAACTGTAAAGGATGATGAAAATGgttacaaaagaaacaaagcaggcATAATAGAAGtagtctttaaataaaaaagcagcatttatagTGAAATTATAATACATGCCaaaataaaagtcttttaaaCCACCAAGTATGTTTATGAATAGTATTTACAggtttttcctcccattttaaaactagaatttgtttttgtatttgtgtacattgttaaaaataagtatttttacaGATGCATACAGTAAGGAAAAGGGAACTCTGGCTTGAAATGAAGCCATTCAAGCATAAGTCAAGAGCAGAGAATGCATTAGGGTTTAAAATTTAAATACGTCCTACTTAAACTGAGAgggtaacattttgtaaaaacaacaacagatcACCTAAAAACTAACAAtgcaagcctttttttcttttttatagtaTCACATCAAAGTTACACAGAAGACCCCAGTGATCACTAGGGAATCTGCCACAGTCTAGTTTTTCCAATCCGATTAAGTCCATACTTCGTGGAATAATATGTCCTCCGTCTGCTGCAGGCCGAAAGTAAATGCGGTCAAACCTCATCTTGCACTTGTACTCTGCATCCAGGTTGGTATTGGAGTTGGTGTCCCAAGTATAACGGCAATGTTGAGGTTTACCCAAAAACTCCCAAATATCCATAATGTTGTTAGGTAATTTACCTAGTTTAGTAACCTGAAAGTAGAAGGTGGGGGGGAAAAATCCACAAGATCCTGAATTCAGACTTTACCTTCAAAAACAGAACTGAGTTGTCACAATATCactttttcctgcaaaacatGAGTTGTCAAAACCAAAGATACTGGAGATGTTTCTAAATTGTGGTATTTCTCAGGATACTCTAAAGAATGACCAGTTCCTGTAGTACtttctaaatccaaaacatgtTACAAAATAAACGTTCAGCTCTGAAATTTTGAGGTATGGGTGTCAACACCATGTCCTCTGAAACAATGTCGTTCCACTTCACTACAATGGAATTGCATGATAAGGAAAGATGAAACACTGACCTTTTAGTAATAATGCACAAATTTCACTTTTAATATTAGcagccaaaaattatttctaattatgtCTCGATGCAGGATTAATTTTAAACTCCCAAGATCGATTTCTCCAGAGCACCCTCTTCTTTCATTGATTCTACAAGCATTAACTCTGAGAATTGGAGAGTTGAGCAAATAAAGATCAAGTTCTCAAAATTAGAAGATGCTTTTGAAATTGAAACTTCATTGACTACCCCTGCATCTTCTCAGATATAAATATTGCCAATAAAGCATTTTGTTATTGCGGAGGGTGGGAAGCTTTTCATATACCTCACCTCAGCTATAACAAAGCCTCCGCATAGCAATGCCACAGCTTTTACTTAGTCATGCTTCCACTTTTTAAGAATGAATGTTGCTTATGCCTATTCTGCCTAGACAGGTCATTTCTCACAAAAACAGAAAAGCCTGAGAAGATTTTTTCAGAATACCTTCTCAAAATAACAAGGTCACTTATTTCTATTTACCTCACTGTCTCTGAGGTTTGTATCCCCTCCAAATATAACAGTGGTGGACTCAGGCTCCTTCTGCATTTTGTTTAACATTATTTGCAGTTGCTTCATACGCTCCTTGGAGTGATTTTTAGTGCTTTCCAGATGAGAGGTCATAAGGCAAAGTTCATTACCAGATATGCTCACCTGTGCATGAAACAAAGGCAATGTTACTATCCACACCATGATAAGAAGttcaaagacaaaaatctaaTCACAAAGTAAATTACTGAATGACAGAGCTCCGGTTATTATGAGTTCTACATTgaagaaaagtggcttacaggaGGATGACAGGcttttagtttagttttgttttcagaggtTATGAGACTTGAAAACAAGGCACGGCCAGtaacttacagaaaaaaattaggtttgTTAGTATTAAATGCAACTGGGTTTGTATGTTTGGACAAGAAGTCTTTCTGCTGTTTGAGACTGTCGTAGAGTAAAGCCAGTCCAGCCTTTCCTGGGATCTTTTGTTTCGAAGGCAGAAATACAGCTGTTTAGTACATACTGACTTACTCACATGCACAACCAAAAGGTTCCTCATCATGGAAGTTGTTGGAAAAGGTATTATCTCATGTTTCAGTAGCTTCACTCTTGGTTTCTTCAACATTATGACAGTGAAATAGCCATCTATGTTACCTAAAGaggaacagggaaaaagaaatggtCGAGGATGTCTTCTGCTGTGCTATAAATAAGTTAAGGTTCTGAAAGAGACCTTTTTACCATGATCTGGGAGAATCATGTTAATTTGTAATACGTACAAAGTCATTAGTTAAAAGTTTCATAATCGCACTCTgaatttttcaggctttttgaatgcaaatatttaagaaatgaCTTACCTATGGCACTTTTTTGACTACCCTTGCTATCAgtctttcaaaatgcagaaaaaaagaaaaatgaaaccatcAAGCAAGCAAGCTTTTCACATGCGTAATTTGCATCAAAATATATCCTGATATCAAAACACAGAAAGTAATTTAAGTGCTTTCTTCTTCACTTTATTCTTTTCAGTCCTACGAACAGCCTGAGATTTTGGCAAGGGAGACAGAATAAAACTGAACTTACTTTTCTggtttctgtcttcagaaactgAGGGTTATTTCTTACCTGGAATAATAGTGTAACTGCCTGCTCTCATCTGTAGAAgacagagatgtggtgggatgacCTCTTGTAAAAACACAACATCTGGATTGTATCTGAAATCGGCAAGACAAGATTTTAAATTAACTACTGAAAGGTAGTAAATTAACTACTGAGGCCAAAGGGATCAGGGTCAGCGACTTCAGTTGCACCTTGTCCTCATCTTCCTAGATATTGTAagaatctgtttttttaaaaaaggaaaaaactctcTCCATCATACTTAGTAGCATGTAGACACATCACCATTGTTAAAAGGGATGAAACAATTATTATTATGGACATGGAACTGACGTGGTAATAAAATGCATGACTTCCTTATACCTTCATCTTGCAAACATTTGCACAGGTTTCATATACTACACACACAAGGAATTCAACTGCAAAGCAGCTTTGGAATATGTTCTGCAACATCTAAGTTCTCCAGGACTTTCCAACCACCACCTCATTCCCTCACAACAGATCCCCGCAGGTAACCTGCCATTCATTTTCTCCAGTCTCAACAATGACAAGCTCTTTTATTTCTTAGAGCTGTGCAAGCACTAACAGTTCATGTGGGGCAGCAGTCCTGAAAATGCTGACATGACTTTACAGCTGTCCCTATTTTTGCTACACTGTTGAATAGCCCTGCTCTGTGCAGGTGAAGGACAAATCAAAGGCcttatttacagaagaaaaatactgccaCCACAGATTAATAAAATCAAGTGATAATTGATGTAGTTAAGGGGTTTCTGCTGTTTCAAGAGAAACTTAAATTATCACTTGTTTAAATCGTTTAATTTACACTGATAGGTTACTGTATTAAGATAAATCAATTTATGTAATTGTTAAATTgctcataaatatatttatgggaGGCTTCCACTGGTGGAACTATAAAAGGTAATCACAGATTCTATTGCTTTCATCTTACcttgcacattttcttttttgatagACTAGTTACAGTAACGGCAAGAGAGCCACTTTTCAcattccactaaaaaaaaatcttttttgttgtttcaaagTTTGCTCTAATGTGAAGTTATTCAATGCTACTGGAATGAGACAAACAAGTTTCTTGCAGTTTTATCCTTCTCTCACGTACAGGATGGAAGCATGAAGTATGCTCTTGATGTATGACTGCAACTTGAACAAAATTGTTCATTataaaaaagctttttgaagTAGCCATCACAAAATATTTAACCTTTGAGATGCTGCATAGGTTCACACCTCTTCCAACCAGTATATCAACTTCTATTCAGCTACTTAGGGTTTATAAAGTGATTGTATTGTTGCATCAACATTAAGACAATTTGGGCATGAAGATTTGTAACTATCTAAAACAAgaagtttgctttttcctttaaagcTGGGTACATGACAATACAAAGATAAAGCTATACTTACAATGCCAGGTAAGAACAGATTCCTCTAACTCGTTCTTTTAGATTTCCTAGATCCAGCCCAGCAATGTTCCAGGTtatcagtgagaagctgctgtcaTCTTCTTGTTGCCTCGAGTCTGCACTATTGACACCGGCATTACTAGTAGTTGCATCTGCTGTGAGGTCAATACTAAAGAGAGAGTTTACTCGTTTGTCAACATGCATAACACTATTCTTCTTGCAATTACCACCCTTATCTTCTAAAGGAAAATGTTCTAGACCCATCACAACTTACAGGTAGCCACCTAAAACATTCCCAACAAATAAGTTAACATGTATTGATCTCAACATAATTTAAAAGCACAGTAACTAAAACATACAAACCTCAATCATACAGAGCCTTAGTACACAGATgaagtgttttttcctcttccttataGACACAAGATAACATTTACTATTCCAATTTAAGTTCATCAGATGGCGACCAATGCAATCTAAAGCACTTGAGTAATTTAACTCTTTCTCCACGAGAGAGACAGGCTGTGTATATTagtttttgaaacattttccagCACATTAGAaacaaagaactgcagcctggaCTTGCTTTTATATGCCCACCTTTGTAGTACAGCTGAGATTCTTCCAATTGCCAAATCCCTGGGGTACGTACACGTGCAAACTCACTCTCTGACAAACTGATGGACCTTTTCTTTGGGAATATTCAACCCAAATCCCACCTCAAAAACACAGGCCAGGCCTGTCTACCCAGTTGATTTGACAGTATTGCTTAGCCTTTATCAAAGTTTGAGAACCCAGCCTAGTAACTGTTTGGGGACTATGTTGCTA
This genomic interval from Accipiter gentilis chromosome 27, bAccGen1.1, whole genome shotgun sequence contains the following:
- the TDP2 gene encoding tyrosyl-DNA phosphodiesterase 2 encodes the protein MEEEKEAAVPAEEVDEAARCPPAAAEEEEEEEELHLAKRRKVLCSEFAAITSSDAAVARSFLAGNGWHMQRALNAYFDPPLEKEKEEAAGGVPPACAGPGSCIDLTADATTSNAGVNSADSRQQEDDSSFSLITWNIAGLDLGNLKERVRGICSYLALYNPDVVFLQEVIPPHLCLLQMRAGSYTIIPGNIDGYFTVIMLKKPRVKLLKHEIIPFPTTSMMRNLLVVHVSISGNELCLMTSHLESTKNHSKERMKQLQIMLNKMQKEPESTTVIFGGDTNLRDSEVTKLGKLPNNIMDIWEFLGKPQHCRYTWDTNSNTNLDAEYKCKMRFDRIYFRPAADGGHIIPRSMDLIGLEKLDCGRFPSDHWGLLCNFDVIL